The genome window TCAACTGAACCAACCCATATTGGCAATTCGGTTGGGATTTTAAAatgtaaagaaacaaaaactataTGATATGtatgacaaaaagaaagtatTGGATTAAATCAATGGGCACAACATAAATAACAAGAAAATGGGTAGCGGGAACGTGCTAGTGACATATATAGGGGGCCATGGATGTTGATACAGAGCATGAAATAGACCATGACAGCCCTCATATTCATAATATGTTCATCGACAATGGGTAGTGAAAAATGCTAAAGAAATCGTAGTAGTTTGGGGTTTGTTTGGCAGTATTTTTCGAAGTAGTAATAAATCACTTTTTAGTGGGGATAGTTCTTCTTTAATAAACACTTTTAAATGTTTATAGAAAAGTACCGacattttttaatgaagtttaTGTTGTTTTACTAATAAAAGCACTTATAGCAAAAACACTTATCATCATGCGTTCTTTCTTAGAAAACACTACTCTAAACGAGTCATTAATTAACTTGTGTAGTTGTTGTTATGACAAATTGTTTAAATAACATATCAACAATcactttatatttttaactaaTGTAATCTAAAATGTGGCATCATTAACATTATTTTTagattataatataatatatattatatatatagattttcttttatgtagACGTTGACATTATTATCATGTGGACACCCTATATTTTTCACTTGTTATCTCTACTTTTTTCTATATTATAATAGCATCTATACAATAATAACTTTAGAACATGAGAAGAACGTCATGACGTCCGTATATAAGAAGAAATGTATATATGCGTGTGATGTGGGGGAGAGATGTGGGGGGCAAGTGATTTGACCAAGATTTTAATGGTGGAAAGAGAGCAGAAAGCGGCCACGTGGGGTAGGGTAACCAAACCAACTATATGACTCATGAGTCCTCAAGAGGGAGGTACGCGGagttgcattaaaaaaaaagggcatcACTTGGACATGGAGTGGAGATGACTACTGCTCACTATCTCCATTTATGTGTTTTTcacactatttttttttctatttttgtgggtatgtatatataatgtttgctcttatttttttattggttcCTAATTCCAAGACCCCATCCAATTATAACCTATTTTTTAGATTCCCCttctatttcaatttaaacttATGGTTATGATTTATTATAttacaatgttttttttatatataatatttttctttttgtttggaaaataaaaataaaaataaaattgggaTTGGACCCTCTCTCGAATGTCAATCCCCAATTGCCCTTTCCACCAATCCAACACTATACGTGGCCTTCTCTTAAGATGTCTGAGGTGGACTGGACCCTCCGTCCCTCACAAGCGAACACTTCTTCTTTTAACCTCCCTCCCCACAACTCTATTTATACTCCACAtttcctcttcctttctcCCCAGACCTCACTCCCTCCCTCATTcgctttctctttctctctctcttctcttcgcTTCTTCAAAATTCGAATCCGAGAGAGCAAATCTTTATCTGAAGCAAAAACACAAACACGTTGCgtgcatacatacatacacaaCACAGCTATGGCTGCTCTTGGAAAAGCACCCAACTCTAATAGTTGGGCTACCTCTACAGCCCAAATGCCTCACactctcctctcttcctcctcttcttctctagTGGATCCTATGGGCTTCCCAAAAAGGTCCATCTCCTTGAGAAAAACACACCCCAAAGCAGCAACTCGCAGAACCACCAGCATTCACTGTGCTTTACAATCTCCCTCGGTTCTTCACTTCCCAAACCAACCTTATAATCAACCAATTATTACCAAGGAAGCCACTTCTCCAAAACCCAACAACAGCACCCGCCATCATCACCAACCTCCACAGTGGAATTTACTACAGAAAGGGGCAGCCATGGCCATAGACATGCTCGAAGGCGCCTTGGTCTCCCGCGAGCGCCAAAACCCACTTCCCAAAACCTCTGACCCACGAGTCCAAATCGCCGGAAACTACGCTCCAGTGCCGGAGCAACCTGTCCGCCACTCCCTACCCATAACCGGCACCATCCCAGAATGCATTAACGGCGTCTACGTCCGTAACGGCGCCAACCCTTTATTTGAGCCTGTCGCCGGCCACCACTTGTTCGACGGTGACGGCATGGTGCACGCCGTCACCATAGACTCCGGGTCGGCCAGTTACGCCTGCCGGTTCACCGAAACCCAGAGACTAGTCCAAGAACGCGAGTTCGGGCGACCCGTTTTCCCCAAGGCCATCGGCGAGCTCCACGGACACTCCGGCATCGCCCGCCTCCTCTTATTTTACGCACGTGGGGTTTTAGGCCTCGTCGACAAAAACCACGGCACTGGCGTCGCGAACGCCGGTCTGGTCTATCACAACGGCCGGCTGCTGGCCATGTCGGAGGACGACTTGCCGTACCAGGTGCGAGTCAAGAAATCCGGCGACCTCGAAACGGTCGGTCGTTACGATTTCAACAGCCAGCTAGGGTCCACAATGATCGCCCACCCGAAGGTCGACCCGGAATCCGGCTCCCTCTTCGCCCTCAGCTACGACGTCGTTCAGAAACCGTATCTCAAGTACTTCCAAGTCTCTCCAGACGGCACAAAATCCCCAGACGTCGAAATCCCCCTAGCGGGGCCCACCATGATGCACGACTTTGCGATCACAGAAAATTACGTGGTAATCCCGGACCAGCAGGTGGTGTTCAAGCTGCAGGAGATGATCACGGGAGGCTCCCCCGTGATCTATGACAAGGACAAGATGTCGAGATTCGGAATTCTCAAGAAGAATGCCAAAAACGCTGACGACCTGGTGTGGGTGGACTCCCCCGACACGTTCTGCTTCCACCTGTGGAACGCGTGGGAGGAGACCGAGTCAGACGAGGTTGTCGTGATCGGGTCCTGCATGACGCCGCCGGACTCCATCTTCAACGAATGCGACGAGAGCCTCAAGAGCGTGCTGTCCGAAATCAGGCTCAATTTGAAAACCGGCGAGTCGACACGGAGGGCGATTCTGTCGGAATCGGAGCATGTGAATTTGGAGGCGGGAATGGTGAACCGGAACAGGCTCGGGAGGAAAACCCGGTTCGCGTACCTCGCAATTGCGGAGCCGTGGCCGAAAGTGTCGGGCTTCGCGAAGGTGGATGTTTCTACCGGagaggtaaaaaaatttatatacgGTGATAAAAAGTACGGCGGCGAGCCGTTTTTTGTCCCGAATACGGAATTGGGTTCATCGGAGGACGACGGGTACATAATGACTTTTGTGCACGatgaaaaaacttggaaatCGGAGCTCCAGATTGTGAATGCGGTAAATTTGAAACTGGAAGCGACGGTGAAATTACCATCAAGGGTCCCGTACGGATTTCATGGGACGTTTATAGAATCAAAGGACTTGGCAAATCAGGCATAGCCTAGCCGACTGTTTAATAGTGCTTGGTGGTTTTGCTGCTGTTAGTGGTGGCGGCGAAAATAGGAAGGGAGAAAATTACCAGAGGGAtggtagagagagaaatggtCCCCGGGATTTCTCCTGGAATATTTAAAACCCTAacaacttttttgtttttgttaggCTGTAGCTTAGCTTGtaacgttttttttttacagtcttctttgttttggtgACTGTAACTTTTTTTGATCGTCATGAACCAGCTTGTAGCTTTTGGACTGTAGTTAGCTTTTGCGAGCTCAGCTggtttatgtttctttttctttttttggtcgaagtttatgtttcttcttcttcttcttcttcttctttcagtgtaatattatattaatggagaagatctctctctctcctctctcctctctcctctctcctctctcagCTTTTGCTCTGTTGTAAATGAGTAAGAAATTTACAGTTTTACGTAACATGGTTGGcgttttgtatatatatatatatatatatatatatatatgattctTACTTTTGCAAATTGTATCCGACCGACAATAATTAGGTTGACCAATTGTTGACTATTCATGTTTCATTTGCAATTCCAATGACTTTTACTTTAGGGTTTACCCGAGTTGAACCGGGCAGCCCGGGAACATTTTGAATTCATTGTCAGCACAAAGCCCGAAATACCCACCAACCCAACGGTCGGTTCCAAagcttttttggccttttcccCCGACCAATTAACCACGGTCGAAGCCAACATCAACGCCTAACCTTTGGGCAAGaacagaggagagagaggaggtaTGGAATTGCCTAGTTTCTGCATGGCTTCTCTTAATCCCATTCGAACATAATTAGCTTTCATGGAAGAACTCTTGCAATCTAGTCCACACAACGTAATCTAATTATTGGCTAAAAACCAAATCTTCGAACATGATTCCTATGACTAACATGGATCAATGATTATCGGGTTTGCAAGACAACTAATGATACATTACAGAAAATATCTTGTCTCTGATAAGATAACGTACAACGTGAATTCTTGCTGATAGCTCATGCGTACACGATAGATAATAATTAGTGatgaatacatataataaACCACATCGTATGTCAAATTATTACCAAGTTAAAACAATTTTGTATTGTTGTTTCCTTTTAATTGTACTGTTGTTGTATTATAAGGACGATGACCACATGACGTTGATAACATGGTCCTCCACGGATACGTATTGAATAGTTTCTGTATTTGCACATATGTTTACTTACCCTGTGGAAAGTGGTGATAGTGAAACCCCACATGCAGCTCTATTAATTCCtttatttaaatacaaaaattatgCATATAGCTAGggtcattttattttatatatatatattcaaaaggcattttattcatattttgcCGGAGAATCAATGGGAGCCATAACTTTGCAAAAGATGTTTATGGGCAGTGAAAGTTACATCAAAGTAGGGGTGGGGGAACAAAAAGTCCCACTTAACTTTATCATAGAGAGGTTTTGTCTAAAAGTTCCTGTCTTTGCTTCCAAATCTATCACTATTGGAAATGGACTAAGAAATAtcatcttttacttttttttatatatataaaagtaaaagatgaCTTTTCTTAGTCCATTTTCAATAGTGATAGATTTGGATGTCCGTACATTATTCTCTTATTTGAATGTCTGTTATTATCGTGTAGATGATATTATAAACAAGCAGAAAGACAAAGATGAATAGTACAAAATACATAGCGTCCACATCAGGGGCGGAGCTAGAATTGTAAAGTTAGAGGGGCCAAAGtaaaaatacaagtatataaAATACCTAAGTATTCAATGATTATATGTTTAGAGCAAAACATTTCTATTTTAGTCATgtctaatttgttttagagggaactttaacttaaattataagtagtttattacaaattctatatgttatatataatataatagagAAAGATATAAAAATTTGGGGGGCCCAGGGCCACTCTAGGTCTAAGAGTGGCTCCGCCACTGGTccacataatatatatatatggatagTTGCCCTTCTTCTAATTGCTTGAAAACGAACTCTTAATAATTAGCTACGGATAATAGTACCTTATTAGGAAACTGAAAATGGTGTTACTAGCTAGTGCTGTTATGACGCATCGATGCACTTCCAAATACTATAAGTGAGTGAGTGGTGAGGTGCATTATAAATACATTTGAATAATTAGATAAGTTAAACGTGCAATTCAGATTGACAGTCAATTTATTCGAAATTTTACCGTACATGTGAATAAATTAATCATACggatgatggatgatggatgcTGCAGGGGAGGCTTTGTCACCTAATGAAGAAAACTCGACCGACCGTAATACAAACTAAAAATCCCCACACAAAAAGCATGAgccattttatattatatgcaCAAAGTCTCTCCCCCTTCTATCACGATCACACTCATGAAAGACAGATATTGGGGACACGAGCAGCAGGGTGGTTAGCCATTATTCAAATGTTATGTTTTTCTCAACATCCCCAGTTCCTTATAATGTCAaagatgttttgttttgtaattggATGTGGGACTCTGGCATTAATTATGACTCTTCTTGccccattttttttaatttagttaAAGAAAATTGTTGTGTTCCCTCTAGGCTGTGGCCATTTGCTTAATTAGAGTTAGAGACTTGTTTATTAATTCATAATCAGATTAAGAAGAATTGAATTGATGAGGAGTTAGATTGAGAAGAATTTGATTCTGAATTCCcattgaagttgtttattaAACCATATGGAATTTGGGTTAGAGTAGTgcaaattactaaaatgtcctcgttgttgggttaaagtatgtcaaatttgaaattattaaaattgtgtgaggaAATAATGGGTACAAAATATGAATTCATAATGGATTAGTTCTATAGGAGTTAGAATACAACATCCCACCCAAGTGAGAAATTCAATTCTTGATTTTATGTCAGTCCCacttacttttttttgttgttgagagaaTAGCgatagaattttatttataggaaaagTGTAACCAGTACAAAAACCGGGAAATGTCTTCGGGGATTAGGCGAGTTTCTCTATACATAGGGCTCGGTCGTCGGTCTAACTGAGTAGCCTTACCCAAGAATCTTCCATAATTGGAATTCAGTTCTTGATTCTAATTCCAATTTctgattagtaaacacacTATTAATTTGATGCTAATTTGATTTCCACTATATGCATTTTTAATTAGTCCATTAATCAAACGTCTTAATCAAGGGAAAATTATTTGATTAATGGTTGTAAATGCAAGTATCTTATTTATGGTATGTCAAAATTGTAATGATGGAgtaagaataaaaaagaagcatGCAGTAAATTAATTTGTTATTGTCGTGGTATGCATGAGTGGACTTTTAAAAAGATGACTGGCTTCACTTTAGACACATGCTTGTTGTCTGTCTGTTGGTAATAATCCCTAGCCCTAGCCAGGCGAGCAGAGCAGTCGTATGGTATATATGGAAGCTAGCTATAGCTTTTGAAACTTGGGAAGATTCTGTCTTCTTTGTCGGCAATGAAGTGATCACCATCTTCTTCTGCAAAACCCTAGCTAGCTGCTTGCTGTGTTGTCAGTCGTAAGATTTTTAAGTGGTGCACTGGAAGTGTGTGTGCCATTTCCAAGCCAACAATAAaaaggatttggatttggatttggaaaccaacaacaacaaagtaTATATTTGTAATAAATTACTGGGTATCACGACCCTTTTttgtctatttatttttatattattgtCTACTCTTCAGAATACTTTGAAATGTTCTTAGATCTCTGGCCCCCACTATTACCTGCAACATTATTAATATAATGGAATAGAACCTTGGAAAAAACAAGTActttaaaatttcttgaaatGTGACTCAAAAGTTCAAGCCTCTACATAAGATGACAAATGGAATCAAATTGTTCAGAAAATGAATAGAGTGCGACAaggttttattattaataCGACAATAGCAGAACTATGAATTTTTTGATAGGTGAAttagttaaattttgaatttatattttaacggGTTGTACCTgtatagttttatttttatctatatatataattaaagtTTTTTCAAAGAGCTACTTGGGCTACAACCCACTTTAGTCCTCTATTTAGTTATATTATGTAACACGAGTAATGTGATGAGAATTGAACTTGAGACCTCTTTTGATTTagtaacaaaatattgtcAAGGTTTTTCTGATGGAAGCACAAGGATAGCTCAGCTCTTGATTAATGACCCTCGATTTACAATTAGAAAaactaattatttatttaatcacTAGTATTCGGTATGGAGAAAGATACCAATTAAATCCTGATGAAAGAAAAGACaattgaattcaaattcaagaaaatgaccaaattcgAACGAACGTTTTCTGGCCTCTACACACATGCAGAACATGTGAAACCCATGTGATTCAAAGACTAGAAGCCGAAAACCAGTGAAGAAGCATCCAAGAAAAGAgtcacaaaaataaattaaggcATATGGGTCAAActtggaaaaacaaataaaaagaagaagaaaatcgaAAAAGCTctaaatataaaaagagaaagaagtaAGCTAGTGGTCGTGTATGATATCGACAATGGCCGCCATTGGCAGGCAGGTGTTGCTTTTCCCTCACATAAGGCTGAAAACTCAGTATATAATtggaatctctctctctctctctctctctctctctctctctctctctctctctctcaagtatgtgtgtgtgtagcAGCAGCACACACGTCCCTGCTTTCCCAGAACGTAAGTAGACAGATAGCTCAACTCAACCAAGTGGGAGTGGAACAAAGAACAGATTAGTCGTGAGTTGTGGACTGTGACGAACTGTGTgatgtatatttttattatattgtaTAATATAAACActttattttatagttaaataTGTTTTAAACAGGACCATTATCATTAATCTATGCTTAATATAATAATCAAGCTTTCTTGTGGTCGTGTTCAATTGTAGTTAACAAGAAAGCACATTAATTCTCTTTCCTATGTCATGTTCAATTATACCTATATAGCTCCACctcttttattaattaattactactATTACTTTAGGAAATGATTAGAACCCTTAACTCCAACTGAAACTTATTATGATAACTAGTGAGTAAGTAGTTTTTGTGTGTGACGGGAACACATGttcaatttgaaatttgaaattgtgaACTCGTTATAAATCATAGTTATTTGATACATCACGTGATATGCTAATATAATTTGGTAAAATCACCCGCATTGTAGCAATATGATTTATTGACAATAGAGGAGGGGACCTGATCGAGAGAAGTGGGGGAGTGGCCACTGTTACTTCATCACTCAATTCCATTACCCAACTTTTGTGATGTGTTTCAAAGGATAAGGCAAAATAATAAGCTCAGAAAAGAAACCTTAATCCCATGAACCCCTCCATATCCTTAAGTCATGGCCGCCATGGACAAGAAGAACCgatttaaataacaaaaaagtatTACCAAAGTGTGTATTGCTTGTGCAGTGATCACTAGGtagctatatatatttatgtatatagTTAATTATACTAAGATAAGAGACAGTGAGCCTTATTCTTTTTATGATTCTAATAAGCATCAATTGAAACGCACGAGCAGCACTGtcaccaccatcatcatccatccatccatccataaGCTAAGGCCTTGCATGAGATCACAAAAGCCTGTGGCATTATATAATATTGCATGATTAAGTGCATACGTACGAGCAGCACTGTCACCACCATCTTCATCCATCCATCTCTACCACATCCACAACCACAGCTTATCTTGGATGCTCATATATTAGTCGAACTTataacaattttttaaaataataatagtgATTATAAGGATTACTCCCTCCAGGTTAGGGTCATTATCAAAATTGGTCCCgaggtttcaatttcatcattaTGAAACctaactttttaaaatatgttcAAATTACGCACTCCGTCAACTTCACTGTTTGATTTTATATGTTAAATTGTTATCAAATTACGCACACCAtgtgaaaacaataaaagaaatttcttTTACACATCATCATAAAAGTGATTATCCTACTAGACACGTcattaatttaacaaaaaaaatcaaacggTGAAGTTGATGAAGTGaataatttggtcaaatttaAAAACGTTGGGTTTCATAatgatgatgaaattgaaactccAAAGCCCATTTCGATAGTGACCCTAAACCTAAAGGGAGTAAAATGTAGTTAATCCTAATAATAAAGCTCGCACCTGCTTCCTCCTCAGCTGCAGCATGGtccatattttcttcaaaaatgAAACTAATTCCCAATGGTTTGGAGAATAAGAGACAGCATGTGTATATGCAAACATCCGGGTACGTGTCGAGCAAATATTGAGCCATGTGTAGGGTTAATTATTTCTATCTGAAATCGAAGACGGCTACAGCATGGCCCTCCCTCTCCAGGTTTCCAGTGCGTGACATAACAGATTGATCATCACTGCAAACAAATGGATTGATGTACGTCATCCATTCATCAGCAACATATTTGGTATCGGTTCTCTTGTGGACCAAGTTCCTCTTAAACCCAAACAAAACTTGCATAATGTCTAGGAAAATTGGAACCCCATGTTTCCAAAACCTATGAACCTGGAAATTAATTGGTTGTTTATGATGATGACTCAGTGACTCGATGACTCATGATCAACTAGAGCCATGTGTTCGTCGTAGAGGGACTCTCTTCACAATGTATCCAATTATTAACCTATTCCATGGACATGGTCTGCATCATAttgaatcatatatatatcctACATCAAAATTGTTAAGTCTTGCTTTACAGCATACAAAATATTCATTCTCATCCTTGTTGtgaattgattttgagttgaATGTCTTAACTTCAACATGTTATCAAAGCAAGCAATTCACGTATCAGGCTGAACAGTCGCACAtgcttttattattatagttTTCATTATTTCAAAACATGGGTGCGAATGTTTTTATGTTGGTTCTGTCCCTTTTCCAATTGATATTAGATTAAATGTCTTAACTTCAACATATTATTATAGAGCAAGCAATTCACATATTAGGCTAAGCAGTCATAT of Prunus dulcis chromosome 4, ALMONDv2, whole genome shotgun sequence contains these proteins:
- the LOC117625951 gene encoding 9-cis-epoxycarotenoid dioxygenase NCED2, chloroplastic gives rise to the protein MAALGKAPNSNSWATSTAQMPHTLLSSSSSSLVDPMGFPKRSISLRKTHPKAATRRTTSIHCALQSPSVLHFPNQPYNQPIITKEATSPKPNNSTRHHHQPPQWNLLQKGAAMAIDMLEGALVSRERQNPLPKTSDPRVQIAGNYAPVPEQPVRHSLPITGTIPECINGVYVRNGANPLFEPVAGHHLFDGDGMVHAVTIDSGSASYACRFTETQRLVQEREFGRPVFPKAIGELHGHSGIARLLLFYARGVLGLVDKNHGTGVANAGLVYHNGRLLAMSEDDLPYQVRVKKSGDLETVGRYDFNSQLGSTMIAHPKVDPESGSLFALSYDVVQKPYLKYFQVSPDGTKSPDVEIPLAGPTMMHDFAITENYVVIPDQQVVFKLQEMITGGSPVIYDKDKMSRFGILKKNAKNADDLVWVDSPDTFCFHLWNAWEETESDEVVVIGSCMTPPDSIFNECDESLKSVLSEIRLNLKTGESTRRAILSESEHVNLEAGMVNRNRLGRKTRFAYLAIAEPWPKVSGFAKVDVSTGEVKKFIYGDKKYGGEPFFVPNTELGSSEDDGYIMTFVHDEKTWKSELQIVNAVNLKLEATVKLPSRVPYGFHGTFIESKDLANQA